From one Cyanobacterium stanieri PCC 7202 genomic stretch:
- a CDS encoding type II and III secretion system protein (KEGG: cyh:Cyan8802_4210 type II and III secretion system protein~SPTR: Type II and III secretion system protein), protein MTTSFTTTEDFGNEAEGFGPESDYPELFGLVFTPRVTGISIGVFGFIVAALLAWTQLRPVADELSTLRAERAEKQAQLNQLNESDLQQRIAVKERELAQTQNLKLQVESLFAQERTLETVLLDLNRFVRESNVTMTSYTPSGDRQPVSDDSFGQFATNNIQVKSYNLNLEGNFSNLISFIQDLERLQPFLVVQNFNATVSTPQQYLLENGQVFPFGQPVLSTTMTVSAVFSDVQEVVTQQQEENQETGQ, encoded by the coding sequence ATGACTACATCTTTTACTACCACCGAAGATTTTGGTAACGAAGCCGAGGGTTTTGGCCCGGAGTCTGACTATCCCGAACTATTTGGGTTGGTTTTTACTCCAAGGGTGACGGGGATTAGTATTGGTGTTTTTGGATTTATCGTTGCCGCCCTATTGGCTTGGACACAGTTACGCCCCGTGGCCGATGAGTTATCAACTCTAAGGGCTGAAAGAGCCGAAAAACAAGCTCAGTTAAATCAGTTGAATGAAAGCGATTTACAACAAAGAATAGCTGTCAAAGAAAGAGAGTTGGCACAGACTCAAAATTTAAAGTTACAAGTGGAGAGTTTGTTTGCCCAAGAGCGCACCCTAGAAACGGTATTATTAGATTTGAATCGATTTGTTCGTGAGTCTAATGTGACCATGACCAGTTATACTCCTTCAGGGGATAGACAACCCGTTAGTGATGATTCCTTTGGACAATTTGCCACTAATAATATTCAGGTTAAGAGTTATAACTTGAATTTGGAGGGGAATTTTTCTAATTTGATCTCTTTTATTCAGGATTTGGAGAGGCTACAGCCTTTTTTAGTGGTGCAAAATTTTAATGCGACTGTGTCTACTCCTCAGCAATATCTTTTGGAAAATGGACAGGTTTTTCCTTTTGGACAGCCTGTTTTGAGTACCACTATGACGGTGAGTGCTGTATTTTCTGATGTTCAAGAGGTGGTCACGCAACAACAAGAGGAAAACCAAGAAACTGGTCAATAA
- a CDS encoding Fimbrial assembly family protein (PFAM: Fimbrial assembly protein (PilN)~COGs: COG3166 Tfp pilus assembly protein PilN~InterPro IPR007813~KEGG: cyh:Cyan8802_4211 fimbrial assembly family protein~PFAM: Fimbrial assembly family protein~SPTR: Fimbrial assembly family protein) — translation MHNIDINFLKERRQDSITIVGKTAGFKKETTLAERAPVLIGSGVAIALVAAVGGALLLLNNQKASTQANIEQLDSEIQRLQGQNSQINQIQQEIDNINGQVGILVSVFDEIKPWSAMLREIAFLTPDNVQIQSVTQSGTRGLNISGFAESYDDVNDFMLTLKASNLLSRDETRLTASSLSENPASVATSRAQLEAGEASPTDDSLIISLAQGISFNITTEINDVPSTELVNLLDQRGAIGLVSRIEALRQLGALNIEPIITEEPTEEPTQ, via the coding sequence ATGCATAATATTGATATTAATTTTTTAAAGGAGAGGCGACAGGATAGCATCACCATAGTGGGCAAAACAGCGGGTTTTAAGAAAGAAACCACCCTCGCCGAGCGCGCCCCCGTTTTGATTGGTTCTGGCGTTGCAATCGCCCTTGTAGCGGCGGTAGGAGGAGCTTTATTGTTACTCAACAATCAAAAAGCATCTACCCAAGCCAATATCGAACAACTAGACTCAGAAATTCAAAGACTGCAAGGACAAAATAGCCAAATAAATCAAATTCAACAAGAGATTGATAATATTAATGGACAAGTGGGAATTTTGGTTAGTGTTTTTGACGAAATCAAACCCTGGTCAGCCATGTTAAGGGAAATTGCCTTTTTAACCCCTGATAATGTTCAAATTCAATCGGTGACTCAATCAGGCACCAGGGGATTAAATATTTCTGGGTTTGCCGAATCCTATGATGATGTTAACGATTTTATGTTAACCCTCAAAGCGTCCAATCTTCTGAGTAGGGATGAAACTCGCTTAACCGCTAGTAGTTTATCAGAAAATCCTGCCAGTGTTGCTACCAGTCGGGCCCAACTAGAAGCAGGAGAAGCATCACCCACCGACGACAGTTTAATTATTTCCCTAGCCCAAGGAATCTCCTTCAACATCACCACCGAAATCAATGATGTGCCATCCACAGAATTAGTTAATCTTTTGGATCAAAGGGGCGCCATTGGTTTGGTGAGTCGTATTGAGGCACTACGGCAATTGGGGGCTTTGAATATTGAACCCATTATCACAGAAGAGCCTACAGAAGAACCCACTCAATAA
- a CDS encoding hypothetical protein (KEGG: mar:MAE_52960 hypothetical protein~SPTR: Similar to P74790_SYNY3 Ssr0349 protein): MLIPILIFDVALVAWSLHLMQQALDRKEFSLMLAGSLVALSAAAMLVVYFLASNCITYLTQPLTPI, encoded by the coding sequence ATGTTAATACCTATTCTAATTTTTGATGTTGCATTAGTGGCATGGTCACTACACTTAATGCAACAGGCACTAGACAGAAAAGAATTTTCTTTGATGTTGGCAGGTAGCTTAGTAGCGCTGTCGGCAGCAGCTATGCTAGTGGTATATTTTCTTGCCAGTAACTGTATCACCTATTTAACTCAACCTTTGACCCCCATTTAA
- a CDS encoding type II and III secretion system protein (PFAM: Bacterial type II/III secretion system short domain; Bacterial type II and III secretion system protein~COGs: COG4796 Type II secretory pathway component HofQ~InterPro IPR005644:IPR004846~KEGG: cyc:PCC7424_3285 type II and III secretion system protein~PFAM: type II and III secretion system protein; NolW domain protein~SPTR: Type II and III secretion system protein), producing MSLFSSRQLKFVSSTVAILLGYQSWAIASPNRNNAQGNDLLPLLLAQNNEVLFPNPQITIDGQPVRPGRIESPPPFQQRAVAPPIGDMSVSNIDISSQTVNLGTTAVVPRLVLRDAPLDEVLKILARAAGLSIMFDYTRPEGSGGQGGEAVSLLRQPITIDLEGERVQDIFNNLLRLNRLEAYRQGSTIFVGESLAYSVNDTISRTLRVNQARAGTVAAQLALAGATVQEVAEVFQEERNAEGVLIGRTVTGREIRPLSAAGNQANQGTPLPLRRLSVTVDERTNAITLTGTPDQVRIASNLIVQSDVRLRQVAVNVRIVDIQLDQGTSFGSSFSFGVDNTGIVQDGGLGVINFGTRDQNVSSEDFRVGPDGNLIPGFDESIIITEGFTRNLAQDLTQSLANDLTSTNNDDLNRTFQDTIDRTLGQFGNNTAFSRDQAENLQRALVNNLARTITESNLSSDTTNITDNISRNVVRTLQGLPIGSPRTGRISPFGTDFNPNQPGVGATTTPGRNFNLPQAFIAQIRSSISSGNAKILTDPTLVVQEGQTGTLSLSENVVTSVNTEIDTESGVRTVTPVIEPAGLNLSVQIDRIDDNGFISLLVNPSISAPGSAQVFDSGGGASNVITPLVQRSVSSGLIRLRDGQTLILSGIIQDAERVQVSKIPILGDLPLIGSLFRSTFTDKTRSEVIVMLTPQILDDSEGYSGMGYRYNPSAETGQILRNRGVNIPGSPF from the coding sequence ATGAGTTTATTTTCTTCCCGTCAATTAAAATTTGTCAGTAGTACCGTCGCCATATTACTCGGTTATCAGTCATGGGCGATCGCCTCTCCCAACCGTAACAACGCCCAAGGTAACGACCTTTTACCCCTATTACTAGCCCAAAACAACGAAGTATTATTCCCCAATCCTCAAATTACCATCGACGGGCAACCCGTGCGCCCAGGACGCATTGAATCGCCCCCTCCTTTTCAACAAAGGGCAGTGGCTCCTCCCATTGGTGATATGTCCGTTTCCAATATCGATATTAGTTCTCAAACAGTGAACCTTGGAACCACTGCCGTAGTACCTCGTTTAGTTCTCAGAGATGCACCCCTTGATGAAGTTTTAAAAATTCTTGCCCGAGCGGCAGGTCTTAGTATTATGTTTGACTATACCAGACCAGAAGGTTCGGGAGGACAGGGAGGCGAAGCTGTTTCATTACTGAGGCAACCCATCACCATCGATTTGGAGGGAGAAAGAGTACAAGATATATTTAATAATCTTTTGAGATTAAATCGCCTTGAAGCCTATCGCCAAGGTAGCACTATTTTTGTGGGTGAAAGCCTTGCTTACTCAGTAAATGATACTATTAGCCGTACCCTTAGAGTCAATCAAGCAAGAGCAGGAACCGTTGCCGCTCAATTAGCGCTTGCAGGGGCAACCGTTCAAGAGGTGGCAGAAGTGTTTCAAGAAGAAAGGAATGCCGAAGGGGTTTTAATTGGTCGAACCGTTACAGGAAGAGAAATTAGACCTCTAAGCGCTGCAGGAAATCAAGCTAATCAAGGAACTCCCTTACCTCTACGTAGATTAAGTGTTACTGTGGATGAAAGAACCAATGCTATAACTCTTACAGGAACTCCAGATCAAGTTAGAATTGCCAGTAATTTAATTGTCCAATCCGATGTCAGACTAAGACAGGTTGCGGTAAATGTGCGCATTGTCGATATACAACTAGACCAAGGAACCAGTTTTGGATCTAGCTTCTCCTTTGGCGTTGACAACACAGGAATTGTACAAGATGGAGGTCTTGGGGTCATCAACTTTGGAACTAGAGATCAAAATGTCAGTTCAGAAGATTTTAGAGTAGGCCCAGATGGAAACTTAATTCCCGGTTTTGATGAATCGATTATTATCACCGAAGGATTTACCAGAAACTTGGCACAAGATTTGACTCAATCTCTAGCCAATGATTTAACCTCAACCAATAATGATGATTTAAACCGTACCTTCCAAGATACTATCGATAGAACTTTAGGACAGTTTGGAAATAATACAGCTTTTTCTCGAGATCAAGCGGAAAATTTACAAAGAGCGTTAGTAAACAACCTTGCCAGAACCATTACCGAATCTAATTTAAGCTCTGACACCACCAATATCACCGATAATATTAGTCGTAACGTAGTCAGAACTCTTCAAGGATTGCCCATCGGTAGCCCTCGTACTGGTCGTATATCTCCCTTTGGTACTGATTTCAACCCCAACCAACCCGGTGTAGGGGCAACCACCACCCCCGGCAGAAACTTCAACCTTCCCCAAGCCTTCATTGCTCAGATTCGTTCTAGTATTAGCTCTGGTAATGCTAAAATTTTGACAGATCCTACCCTTGTGGTACAGGAAGGACAAACAGGAACTTTATCCCTTAGTGAGAATGTTGTCACCAGCGTTAATACGGAAATTGACACGGAAAGTGGAGTGAGAACTGTTACCCCTGTCATAGAACCTGCAGGACTCAATTTATCGGTACAAATTGACCGTATTGACGATAATGGATTTATTAGCTTATTGGTCAATCCCAGTATCAGTGCCCCCGGAAGTGCTCAGGTTTTTGATAGTGGTGGTGGTGCTAGTAACGTTATTACTCCCTTGGTTCAAAGAAGTGTATCTTCTGGTTTAATTCGTCTTCGGGATGGTCAAACCCTCATTCTTTCTGGCATCATTCAGGATGCAGAAAGGGTACAGGTTTCCAAGATTCCTATCCTCGGTGATTTACCCCTGATTGGTAGTCTATTCCGTTCTACTTTTACTGATAAAACGAGATCTGAGGTCATTGTCATGTTAACACCTCAGATATTAGATGACTCAGAAGGATATAGTGGTATGGGTTACAGATATAATCCCAGTGCTGAAACTGGTCAAATCCTCAGAAACCGTGGCGTTAATATTCCGGGTAGTCCTTTTTAG
- a CDS encoding type IV pilus assembly protein PilM (PFAM: Competence protein A~TIGRFAM: type IV pilus assembly protein PilM~COGs: COG4972 Tfp pilus assembly protein ATPase PilM~InterPro IPR005883~KEGG: mar:MAE_09710 type IV pilus assembly protein~SPTR: Type IV pilus assembly protein;~TIGRFAM: type IV pilus assembly protein PilM), translating to MVGFIGNLLGGQGKGIGIEINPDRISLAQLSKKGEQYKLLKYQSLEVPEEIFEEGQIKDSEALAELIEQLLKEAKIKPKQVATAVPMRESIIRILPIPAELNDQELKDTVLNHEASLYLPYPKEEVDLDYQKLGYFVDDSDGIEKVQVLLVATRKENTDLYLETFQQAGIDIKVLEINSFSLIRTLKEQLKQFTPSEAVVLVDIEFDSTEIAIIVEGVPQFSRTVPIGTYQMQIALAQAMNLPTSKNTEILQDITIPNNPDQTSSNTTSSQTWINPGMDSLLRVLGELVDELRRSVNFYINQSGDVEVVQILLAGPGAGLAQIDEFFTKKLNLPATLFDPAAALGITMKEELSGMEKYGLGTVLGLAMRMN from the coding sequence ATGGTAGGTTTTATCGGCAATTTACTAGGAGGACAGGGAAAGGGAATAGGGATAGAAATTAACCCTGATCGCATTTCTTTGGCACAACTAAGTAAAAAAGGAGAACAGTATAAACTTCTGAAATATCAATCCCTCGAAGTACCAGAGGAAATATTTGAAGAAGGACAAATAAAAGACTCAGAAGCCTTGGCAGAATTGATCGAACAACTGCTTAAGGAGGCAAAAATAAAACCCAAACAAGTGGCTACCGCCGTTCCCATGAGGGAATCAATTATCAGGATTTTGCCCATTCCCGCAGAATTGAACGATCAAGAATTAAAAGACACCGTTTTAAATCACGAAGCCAGTTTATATCTACCCTATCCCAAAGAAGAAGTAGATTTAGACTATCAAAAACTTGGTTACTTTGTTGATGATAGTGATGGTATCGAAAAAGTACAGGTGTTATTAGTAGCAACCCGCAAAGAAAATACCGATCTTTATCTCGAAACCTTCCAACAGGCAGGAATTGATATTAAGGTTTTAGAAATCAATAGTTTCTCCCTGATTAGAACCCTAAAAGAACAACTCAAACAGTTTACCCCTAGCGAAGCGGTGGTATTGGTGGACATCGAATTTGACAGTACCGAAATCGCCATCATTGTCGAAGGGGTACCCCAATTTTCTCGTACCGTACCCATAGGTACCTATCAAATGCAAATTGCCCTTGCTCAGGCGATGAACCTACCTACTTCCAAAAATACTGAAATTTTACAAGATATTACTATTCCCAACAATCCCGATCAAACCTCTAGTAATACCACCAGTAGCCAAACTTGGATTAACCCCGGTATGGACTCTTTACTCAGGGTATTAGGAGAGTTGGTGGATGAGTTGCGCCGTTCTGTGAATTTTTATATTAACCAAAGTGGCGATGTGGAGGTGGTGCAAATTCTTTTGGCAGGGCCAGGGGCTGGATTAGCTCAAATTGACGAGTTTTTTACCAAAAAACTCAACCTTCCTGCCACTTTGTTTGACCCTGCCGCCGCCCTAGGAATTACAATGAAAGAGGAGTTATCGGGTATGGAAAAATATGGGTTAGGCACGGTTTTAGGTCTAGCAATGAGGATGAATTAA
- a CDS encoding CopG domain protein DNA-binding domain protein (KEGG: hna:Hneap_1626 CopG domain protein DNA-binding domain protein~SPTR: Helix-turn-helix protein, CopG), whose protein sequence is MITVDLSPNIENRYKVLAVALGKKEDDLLQEAIISYLEDLEDIRDAENRLSNPESYITLDELEQSLDSGLFSSGT, encoded by the coding sequence ATGATAACTGTTGATTTGTCGCCAAACATCGAAAATCGTTATAAGGTTTTGGCAGTAGCTCTAGGAAAAAAAGAGGATGATTTATTACAGGAAGCAATAATATCCTATTTAGAAGACTTGGAAGACATTAGAGATGCTGAAAATCGTTTGAGTAATCCTGAGTCTTACATAACTCTTGATGAATTGGAGCAAAGCCTTGACAGTGGTTTATTTTCATCAGGGACGTAA
- a CDS encoding hypothetical protein (KEGG: cyc:PCC7424_0871 hypothetical protein~SPTR: Putative uncharacterized protein): MFAQMYPRLINRVGEVNPQLFREIKGRLQPRNVMIVSALSIVGQILLFIYFEGLLPIHEGVYNRYCTGEPYDAYSRGSNICIADMLGNIQMIKEVWWLDMFVTMSVMGIFILLVGGSYMLIADLSKEERKGTLNFIRLSPQSASDIFIGKILGVPILIYFFGILAIPLHIWSGLSANINFPLIMMFYLILGASCLFFYGVSLVFSLVTEGWGNFQAPLGATFIFFFLFAVTGVTLEANAPVYTETSLDWFLLFYPGTFLAYLVDSTFLSQTTLGYLSADALTNLRWYGQSFWGNGFAGGLLILLNYGIWSFWLYQGLKRRFANPLATVISKSQSYALSFCFVVVNLGFALQTFSEYSNFDQTIQIIQLLNLILFLLLIAGLTPSRQSLRDWARFRHENSRENRVLWKDLAFSEKSPATFAIALNLLLVNLYIIPSLFFLPNTNPIPLVAGITLGAFSILIYASVAQLLMTLKTEKRGLITGITITSLNLLPLFGHIFVNELNQSLSQNIFLQEIFANLSPLPIALNTYQSFHTLAICLSVQVVTIVGFNLKMKKTLALAGMSETKRLMMEKE; the protein is encoded by the coding sequence ATGTTTGCTCAAATGTACCCCCGCTTAATTAATCGTGTTGGGGAAGTTAACCCCCAATTGTTTAGGGAAATCAAGGGTAGATTACAACCACGCAACGTAATGATTGTATCTGCCTTATCCATTGTTGGACAGATATTATTGTTTATTTACTTTGAAGGACTTTTACCCATCCACGAAGGAGTATATAACCGTTATTGTACTGGTGAACCCTATGATGCTTATTCTAGGGGATCAAATATTTGTATTGCCGATATGTTGGGTAATATTCAAATGATCAAAGAAGTATGGTGGCTAGATATGTTTGTCACCATGAGTGTGATGGGTATTTTTATTCTTTTGGTAGGAGGCAGTTATATGTTAATTGCTGACCTTAGCAAAGAAGAAAGAAAGGGTACTTTAAATTTTATTCGGCTTAGTCCTCAGTCAGCAAGTGATATTTTTATCGGCAAAATTTTGGGAGTGCCTATACTTATCTATTTTTTTGGTATTTTAGCAATTCCTTTACATATCTGGTCAGGATTATCTGCCAATATCAACTTTCCTTTAATTATGATGTTTTATCTAATTTTGGGGGCAAGTTGTTTATTTTTCTACGGAGTCAGCCTTGTCTTTAGTTTAGTGACAGAAGGATGGGGTAATTTTCAGGCTCCCCTCGGTGCGACTTTTATTTTCTTTTTCTTGTTTGCTGTGACGGGGGTTACGTTGGAAGCTAATGCCCCTGTATATACAGAAACTTCCCTTGATTGGTTTTTATTGTTTTATCCTGGTACATTTTTAGCCTACCTTGTAGATTCTACTTTTCTTTCTCAAACTACCTTGGGTTATTTATCTGCTGATGCTTTGACTAATTTACGGTGGTATGGACAATCTTTTTGGGGCAATGGTTTTGCTGGTGGTTTATTGATTTTATTAAATTATGGAATTTGGAGTTTTTGGTTGTATCAGGGTTTGAAACGTCGTTTTGCCAATCCTCTAGCCACAGTAATCAGTAAGTCTCAAAGTTATGCTCTATCTTTTTGTTTTGTCGTTGTCAATCTAGGTTTTGCTTTACAGACTTTTAGCGAATATAGTAATTTTGATCAAACTATCCAAATTATTCAGCTTCTCAATTTAATTCTCTTTTTGCTTTTGATTGCTGGATTGACTCCATCTCGTCAGAGTTTGAGGGATTGGGCTAGATTTCGTCACGAAAATTCTCGAGAAAATAGGGTTTTATGGAAAGATTTAGCATTTAGCGAAAAAAGTCCTGCTACCTTTGCGATCGCCCTTAATCTATTATTAGTAAATCTATATATCATCCCCTCATTGTTTTTCTTGCCCAATACTAACCCCATTCCATTAGTGGCAGGAATCACATTGGGAGCATTTTCCATCCTCATTTATGCTTCCGTGGCACAGCTACTGATGACTTTAAAAACGGAAAAAAGAGGATTAATAACAGGTATCACCATTACCTCCCTTAATCTATTGCCGTTATTTGGGCATATATTTGTAAACGAATTAAATCAAAGCCTGAGTCAAAACATCTTTTTACAAGAAATTTTTGCCAACCTTAGCCCCTTACCAATTGCCTTAAACACCTATCAAAGTTTTCATACCCTAGCTATTTGTTTAAGTGTTCAAGTTGTCACTATCGTTGGTTTTAATTTGAAAATGAAAAAAACCCTTGCCCTTGCGGGAATGTCAGAAACCAAACGCTTAATGATGGAAAAAGAATAG
- a CDS encoding amino acid/amide ABC transporter substrate-binding protein, HAAT family (KEGG: cyp:PCC8801_0917 hydrophobic amino acid uptake ABC-transporter~SPTR: Hydrophobic amino acid uptake ABC-transporter) gives MNTVLRPWLCDGKPQNDQEYPHCLGHHQPVENFGDICPICSLPREAGKSILGGVDNTFMEQNNINKKIVCDGENGFSLVDFLVGDKTNGDRLRLVILGAIIGFILTSLSHFVWNPVSLRGNGFARNNRDGFSADLISTGMDGGDLVSQGETIFFEVHPLKQSAADAFRLGHWQGAIASYQEYLNSYADDYEAQIYLQNAIARTQGNPITMAITTTNQAHVNLLSGIARYQQEFNQQQIKDNQRLLEIVMVNYEEQNHSLIQDILNANNIIGVLGYGLDAHSYDALSMYESQGMAVISPMNTTLVVEEGVLKKVTSQAMDDFYHTLATESLLTYADNLNSPPNGIIFYDSEDENSLRFKANILATLPSLNGRIIEQVDITQNSTPEEVLSTVTGANTIILALGNHRLSEAMRVLEENNYFLPVLGSHELFSNDTLIKGGSAVDQMVMALPFGFNPDTLDNGQFIDSWSEEQIYYILKSVLNAIAPNPNRGNLNKLLQEGIQLPSDYHHPDSLLQMPLVQIVPDFEGLSDTGYKFEVKNPMEDYQP, from the coding sequence ATGAATACTGTTTTGCGTCCTTGGCTGTGTGATGGTAAGCCACAAAATGATCAAGAATATCCCCATTGTTTAGGTCATCATCAGCCTGTGGAAAATTTTGGTGATATTTGTCCTATTTGTTCGTTACCAAGGGAGGCTGGTAAATCGATTTTGGGAGGTGTGGATAATACTTTTATGGAGCAGAATAACATCAACAAAAAAATAGTTTGTGATGGGGAAAATGGTTTTTCTCTGGTGGATTTTCTGGTGGGGGATAAAACAAATGGTGATCGATTAAGGTTGGTTATTTTAGGGGCAATAATTGGTTTTATTTTGACGAGTTTATCTCATTTTGTATGGAATCCCGTGAGTTTAAGGGGCAATGGTTTTGCCAGAAATAATCGAGATGGTTTTTCTGCTGATTTAATTTCTACTGGTATGGATGGGGGAGATTTGGTGAGTCAGGGGGAGACGATTTTTTTTGAGGTTCATCCTCTCAAACAGTCTGCTGCGGATGCTTTTCGGTTAGGTCATTGGCAAGGGGCGATCGCCTCTTATCAAGAATATTTGAATAGTTATGCTGATGATTATGAAGCTCAAATTTACCTGCAAAATGCGATCGCCCGTACCCAAGGAAATCCTATCACCATGGCCATAACCACCACAAACCAAGCCCATGTCAATTTACTCTCGGGCATAGCCCGTTATCAACAAGAATTTAACCAACAGCAAATAAAAGATAATCAACGATTATTAGAAATCGTTATGGTCAATTATGAGGAGCAAAATCATTCTCTAATCCAAGATATTCTTAACGCCAATAATATCATTGGAGTATTAGGATATGGTTTGGACGCACATAGTTACGATGCCCTGTCAATGTATGAATCCCAAGGAATGGCGGTTATTTCACCCATGAATACCACCCTAGTGGTGGAGGAAGGAGTGTTAAAAAAAGTAACGAGTCAAGCAATGGATGATTTTTATCACACTTTGGCAACCGAATCATTATTAACCTACGCCGACAATCTTAACTCTCCCCCCAATGGGATTATTTTTTACGATTCGGAGGATGAAAATAGTCTGAGGTTTAAAGCTAATATCTTAGCAACCCTACCCTCTCTCAATGGCAGAATAATAGAACAAGTAGATATAACTCAAAATTCTACTCCCGAGGAAGTTTTAAGCACCGTTACAGGGGCTAATACGATCATTTTAGCCCTAGGAAACCATAGACTATCCGAAGCAATGAGAGTATTGGAGGAGAATAATTATTTTTTACCTGTTTTAGGTAGTCATGAATTATTTAGCAATGATACCTTAATCAAAGGAGGTAGTGCTGTAGATCAAATGGTCATGGCTTTACCCTTTGGTTTTAACCCTGATACTTTGGATAATGGGCAATTTATTGATAGCTGGAGTGAGGAGCAAATATATTATATTCTAAAATCTGTCCTAAATGCGATCGCCCCTAACCCCAATCGAGGAAACTTAAATAAACTCTTACAAGAAGGAATCCAACTACCCTCCGATTACCATCACCCAGATAGTTTATTACAAATGCCCCTAGTGCAAATAGTTCCCGATTTTGAGGGATTGAGCGACACAGGCTACAAATTTGAGGTCAAAAATCCCATGGAAGACTATCAACCATAA